From Orenia marismortui DSM 5156, one genomic window encodes:
- the carB gene encoding carbamoyl-phosphate synthase large subunit encodes MPKRQDLHKVMVIGSGPIIIGQAAEFDYSGSQACRALKDEGLEVVLVNSNPATIMTDQNMADRVYIEPLTVEHISEILKKERPDGLLPTLGGQTGLNLAIDLAEAGVLEELGIELLGTPIDTIQKAEDRDTFKALMDEIGEPVLKSRTAETIPDVLEIAEEIGYPVIVRPAYTMGGTGGGVADNKDQLKEIAARGFKHSLIGQVLIEKSVKGWKEIEYEVMRDSNDNCITVCNMENFDPVGIHTGDSIVVAPSQTLADKEYQMLRSSSLKIIRALGIEGGCNVQFALNPDSFEFIIIEVNPRVSRSSALASKATGYPIAKVSAKIALGYTLDEIDNAITQKTKACFEPALDYVVLKIPRWPFDKFHYADRELGTQMKATGEVMSIERTLEGAMLKAVRSLEVGASGLKHDEVESWSDEKLAENLQIADDRRIFVIAEVLGRGWSVDKIHELTGITKFFLVKMKHVIQLEKKLEKQGLTPELVKEVKGFGFADKEIGLLTGNDEQAVREFRQNHGIDVVYKMVDTCAAEFEAETPYYYSSYEKTNESETTDKAGVLVIGSGPIRIGQGIEFDYCSVHSAWALHEEGYESIIVNNNPETVSTDFDTSDRLYFEPITKEEVMNIIEHEKPEGVVVQFGGQTAINLAKPLADEGVNILGTPFESIDLAEDRDKFINLLRELDIPTPEGDVVFSQDDAKEVAERIGYPVLVRPSYVLGGRAMEVVYNDDELNDYMENAVKVTPAHPILIDRYIIGKELEVDAISDGEDVIIPGIMEHIERAGVHSGDSIAVYPTQTVSRELKEKIADYTKKLAVALNTKGLVNIQYVVDGDTPYVIEVNPRSSRTIPYLSKVTGIPMVNLATKAMLGEKLEDSGYPLGLVPEKDHVAVKVPVFSFSKLTEVDTNLGPEMKSTGEVLGLDKDYTQALYKGFIGAGIDIPKEGTILATMADMDKEEAIPYIKDFAELGFKIVATSGTAAALKEAGLDVEETKKLSEGSPNVIDLIKEDKIDLVINTLTKGKVPARDGFKIRRSAVEMGIPALTSLDTTRAMLEVLKEMNSNNKISVQALQDYV; translated from the coding sequence ATGCCAAAACGACAAGATTTACACAAAGTAATGGTTATCGGATCTGGACCAATTATTATTGGTCAAGCAGCAGAATTTGATTATTCAGGTAGTCAGGCTTGTAGAGCATTAAAAGATGAAGGCTTAGAAGTAGTATTAGTTAATAGTAATCCTGCTACAATTATGACTGATCAGAATATGGCTGATAGAGTTTATATTGAACCTTTAACAGTAGAACATATTTCAGAGATTTTGAAAAAAGAACGTCCTGATGGGTTATTACCTACTTTAGGTGGCCAGACAGGATTAAATTTAGCTATAGATTTAGCAGAGGCAGGCGTTTTAGAAGAACTAGGGATAGAGTTATTGGGAACTCCTATTGATACAATTCAAAAAGCAGAGGATAGAGATACATTTAAAGCATTAATGGATGAGATTGGTGAACCAGTCTTAAAAAGTCGCACGGCAGAAACTATTCCAGATGTTTTAGAGATAGCTGAAGAAATTGGTTATCCAGTGATAGTACGACCAGCTTATACTATGGGTGGTACTGGAGGAGGAGTAGCAGATAATAAGGATCAATTAAAAGAGATTGCTGCCCGTGGGTTTAAACATAGTTTGATTGGTCAAGTATTGATCGAAAAGAGTGTAAAGGGTTGGAAAGAGATAGAGTATGAAGTAATGCGTGATAGTAATGATAATTGTATTACAGTCTGTAATATGGAGAACTTTGACCCAGTAGGAATCCATACTGGAGATAGTATAGTTGTAGCTCCTAGCCAGACTTTAGCTGATAAAGAGTATCAGATGTTACGTTCTTCTTCATTGAAGATAATTAGAGCTTTAGGGATTGAAGGAGGTTGTAATGTTCAGTTTGCTTTAAATCCTGATAGTTTTGAATTTATTATTATTGAGGTTAATCCTCGTGTAAGTCGTTCAAGTGCCTTAGCTTCTAAAGCTACTGGTTATCCAATTGCCAAGGTTTCGGCTAAAATTGCTTTAGGATATACCTTAGATGAGATAGATAATGCTATTACTCAAAAGACTAAAGCTTGCTTTGAACCAGCTTTAGATTATGTAGTATTAAAGATTCCAAGATGGCCTTTTGATAAGTTTCATTATGCTGATAGAGAGTTAGGAACACAGATGAAGGCTACTGGAGAAGTAATGTCTATTGAGCGTACTTTAGAAGGAGCAATGTTAAAGGCTGTACGTTCTTTAGAAGTAGGTGCTTCTGGATTGAAACATGATGAGGTTGAAAGCTGGAGTGATGAAAAGTTAGCAGAGAATTTACAGATAGCCGATGATAGACGTATATTCGTGATTGCAGAAGTTCTAGGAAGAGGTTGGAGTGTAGATAAGATTCATGAACTAACAGGAATTACCAAGTTTTTCTTAGTTAAGATGAAACATGTAATACAATTAGAGAAGAAGCTAGAAAAACAAGGTTTGACTCCAGAACTAGTCAAAGAAGTAAAAGGATTTGGATTTGCAGATAAAGAGATTGGACTTCTAACAGGAAATGATGAACAGGCTGTAAGAGAGTTTCGTCAAAATCATGGTATTGATGTGGTTTATAAGATGGTGGATACCTGTGCAGCAGAGTTTGAAGCAGAGACACCATATTACTATTCTAGCTATGAAAAGACTAATGAGTCAGAAACTACCGATAAAGCGGGAGTGTTAGTAATTGGCTCAGGACCGATTAGAATTGGCCAAGGTATTGAGTTTGATTATTGTAGTGTTCATTCAGCTTGGGCTCTACATGAAGAGGGTTATGAATCGATTATTGTTAATAATAATCCAGAAACAGTAAGTACTGACTTTGATACTTCTGATAGATTATACTTTGAACCAATTACTAAAGAAGAAGTAATGAATATTATTGAACATGAGAAGCCTGAAGGGGTTGTGGTTCAGTTTGGTGGTCAGACAGCTATTAACCTAGCCAAGCCATTAGCTGATGAAGGTGTTAATATCTTAGGAACACCTTTTGAATCAATTGATCTGGCAGAAGATAGAGATAAATTTATAAATCTACTTAGAGAATTGGATATTCCAACACCAGAGGGTGATGTAGTATTCTCCCAGGATGATGCTAAAGAGGTAGCTGAAAGAATAGGTTATCCAGTTTTAGTACGTCCATCCTATGTATTAGGTGGTAGAGCTATGGAAGTTGTTTATAATGATGATGAATTAAATGATTATATGGAGAATGCTGTGAAGGTAACTCCAGCGCATCCAATCTTAATCGATAGATATATTATTGGTAAAGAGTTAGAGGTAGATGCAATTTCTGATGGAGAAGATGTGATTATACCAGGAATTATGGAGCATATTGAACGGGCTGGAGTTCATTCTGGAGATAGTATCGCTGTTTATCCAACTCAAACAGTTAGTAGAGAATTAAAAGAGAAGATTGCTGATTATACTAAAAAATTAGCAGTAGCTTTAAATACTAAAGGTTTAGTTAATATTCAGTATGTAGTTGACGGTGATACTCCTTATGTGATCGAGGTTAATCCTAGATCTAGTCGAACAATTCCTTACTTGAGTAAGGTAACTGGTATTCCGATGGTTAACTTAGCTACTAAGGCAATGTTAGGAGAGAAGTTAGAAGATAGTGGGTATCCACTAGGACTAGTACCTGAAAAAGATCATGTGGCAGTTAAGGTGCCAGTATTCTCTTTCTCTAAATTAACAGAGGTAGATACTAATTTAGGACCAGAGATGAAATCAACAGGAGAGGTATTAGGATTAGATAAAGATTATACTCAAGCTTTATATAAAGGATTTATAGGAGCAGGTATAGATATCCCTAAAGAAGGAACTATTTTAGCAACTATGGCTGATATGGATAAAGAAGAAGCTATTCCTTATATTAAAGATTTTGCAGAGTTAGGATTTAAGATTGTTGCTACTAGTGGAACAGCAGCGGCTTTAAAAGAAGCTGGTTTAGATGTAGAAGAGACTAAGAAATTATCTGAGGGATCTCCAAATGTAATCGATCTAATTAAAGAAGATAAGATTGACTTAGTTATAAATACATTGACTAAAGGTAAAGTTCCAGCTAGAGATGGATTTAAAATTAGAAGAAGTGCAGTAGAGATGGGAATCCCTGCTTTAACTTCTTTAGATACAACTAGAGCAATGTTAGAGGTTTTAAAAGAGATGAATTCGAATAATAAAATTTCTGTTCAAGCATTACAAGATTATGTTTAA
- the carA gene encoding glutamine-hydrolyzing carbamoyl-phosphate synthase small subunit — MKVRLILEDGTVFHGMSFGADREVSGEIVFNTSMTGYQEILTDPSYKGEIVTMTYPLIGNYGVNQGDVESYASHVNGFIVKEFCTEPSNWRKESTIKDYLKENDIVGITGIDTRALTKLLRTEGTMKGIITSEDLPESELIQKAKDAPGLSGRDLVSEVTTKEIYTKGNGKQYKVVLIDCGAKKNIVRSLVGRDCEVTVVPATTKAQEILSYNPDGIMLSNGPGDPQDASYVVETVKELLGKKPIFGICLGHQILGLACGADTYKLKFGHRGANHPVKDLATNRVYITSQNHGFAIKEDSVEDLDIVVTHINVNDGTVEGIMHKELPAFSVQYHPEASPGPEDSHYLFDRFIDMMNN, encoded by the coding sequence ATGAAGGTTAGATTAATATTAGAAGATGGAACTGTTTTTCATGGGATGAGTTTTGGAGCAGATAGAGAGGTTAGTGGTGAGATAGTTTTTAATACAAGTATGACTGGATATCAAGAAATCTTAACAGATCCTTCTTATAAAGGTGAAATTGTAACTATGACATATCCTTTAATAGGAAATTATGGTGTTAATCAAGGGGATGTAGAATCATATGCTTCTCATGTGAATGGTTTTATAGTAAAAGAGTTTTGTACTGAACCAAGTAACTGGCGTAAAGAGTCAACAATAAAAGATTATTTAAAAGAGAATGATATTGTAGGAATAACAGGAATTGATACTCGAGCATTGACTAAATTATTAAGAACTGAAGGAACAATGAAGGGGATTATTACAAGTGAGGATTTGCCAGAATCAGAATTAATTCAAAAGGCTAAAGATGCACCAGGTTTATCTGGTAGAGATTTGGTTTCTGAAGTTACAACTAAAGAGATTTATACTAAAGGAAACGGTAAGCAATATAAGGTAGTTCTAATAGATTGTGGAGCCAAGAAGAATATAGTTCGTTCTTTAGTAGGGAGAGATTGTGAGGTAACAGTAGTACCAGCAACTACGAAAGCACAGGAAATCTTAAGTTATAATCCAGATGGAATTATGTTATCTAATGGACCAGGTGATCCACAAGATGCTAGCTATGTAGTTGAGACAGTTAAAGAATTATTAGGCAAAAAGCCTATCTTTGGGATCTGCTTAGGTCATCAAATTTTAGGATTAGCTTGTGGAGCAGATACTTACAAATTAAAGTTTGGACACAGGGGAGCAAATCACCCAGTAAAAGATTTAGCAACTAATCGAGTTTATATTACTTCTCAGAATCATGGATTTGCTATAAAGGAAGATTCAGTTGAAGATTTAGATATAGTTGTTACCCATATTAATGTTAATGATGGAACAGTTGAAGGGATTATGCATAAAGAGTTGCCAGCCTTTTCAGTGCAGTATCACCCAGAAGCATCACCTGGACCTGAAGACTCACATTATTTATTCGATAGATTTATTGATATGATGAATAATTAA
- the pyrF gene encoding orotidine-5'-phosphate decarboxylase, giving the protein MNFADRLMEKIDQKQSHVCVGLDPRLNQIPENIKDKAIKNYGKTTEAVAKSFLEFNKGIIDAVAEHTAIVKPQMAFYEQYGYWGVKAFEDTVAYAKDSGLLVISDAKRNDIGSTAKAYADGHLGRPDFWEGETLVNKADSLTVTPYLGSDGIIPFVDSCQEHDKGIFTLVKTSNPSSGELQDLVTKADSRIYEEIAKLVVCWGEELIGERGYSSIGAVVGATYPSEARTLREIMVNNYFLVPGYGAQGGSADDVIDCFNDDGYGAVVNSSRGIIFAYQQKRYSNDYKEAAKQAVIEMKEAINNSLAKEDKLAWQ; this is encoded by the coding sequence ATGAATTTTGCAGATAGATTAATGGAGAAGATAGACCAAAAGCAGAGCCATGTATGTGTTGGATTGGATCCTAGATTAAATCAAATTCCAGAAAATATCAAGGATAAAGCAATAAAAAACTATGGTAAAACAACAGAAGCAGTGGCTAAATCTTTTTTAGAGTTCAATAAAGGTATTATTGATGCAGTAGCAGAGCATACAGCAATAGTTAAACCTCAAATGGCTTTTTATGAACAGTATGGTTATTGGGGAGTCAAAGCTTTTGAAGATACTGTAGCTTATGCTAAAGATTCTGGGTTATTAGTGATTAGCGATGCCAAAAGAAATGATATAGGGTCTACTGCTAAAGCTTATGCAGATGGACATCTAGGTAGGCCAGATTTCTGGGAAGGAGAGACTTTAGTAAATAAAGCTGATTCTTTAACAGTAACTCCTTATTTAGGGTCAGATGGAATTATACCTTTTGTAGATAGTTGCCAAGAACATGATAAAGGAATCTTTACTTTAGTTAAGACCTCAAACCCTTCTTCTGGAGAATTACAGGACCTAGTAACAAAGGCTGATAGCAGAATTTATGAGGAAATAGCCAAATTGGTTGTTTGCTGGGGAGAAGAGCTAATAGGAGAAAGGGGATATAGCTCTATTGGTGCAGTAGTAGGAGCTACTTATCCTTCAGAGGCTAGAACTTTAAGAGAGATAATGGTCAATAATTATTTCTTAGTACCAGGTTATGGAGCTCAAGGAGGAAGCGCTGATGATGTGATTGATTGCTTTAATGATGATGGTTATGGAGCAGTAGTGAACTCTTCTCGTGGTATTATATTTGCTTATCAACAGAAAAGATATAGTAATGATTATAAAGAGGCAGCAAAGCAAGCAGTAATTGAAATGAAAGAGGCTATAAATAATTCTTTAGCTAAAGAAGATAAGTTAGCGTGGCAATAA